In Bacillus toyonensis BCT-7112, a single window of DNA contains:
- a CDS encoding helix-turn-helix domain-containing protein — translation MATLGAKIKTLRKEKKLTQTDLAGSELTKSMLSQIENGKATPSMKTLQYIAEKLGCETSFLLEDDDVETIELIQQMEQLIKANKYDEVYEILLPIVQKELPPTLNTARLYKQFVTAAAKMKDYNIEHYVEKATSIFEKYTLYRESTETKLKLSFTIFTRKKYAECLQLIASIRNDYEEKHLEMDLIIHIELYLYEAIIFLAYGNYEQCESVILDALAFSKKHQVYYKTDEFYRILSYQKVLTADKEQYLHYIKKSEQFAIFTEDTLSAAVINLLKAYYYNTITHEYTIALEHVEQFREKLKDERIFQDDGSYYLEKGKALYGLKQYEEALKTLQRAIIPDYINHPLDHARLTTAGAYRALCYVKLNDKKRALEEVTEAYEIVQSYPDSIFTSFIKETLQIIQKL, via the coding sequence ATGGCTACTCTCGGTGCAAAAATTAAAACGTTACGAAAAGAAAAAAAGCTTACTCAAACTGATTTAGCAGGTTCAGAACTGACAAAAAGTATGCTAAGCCAAATTGAAAACGGAAAAGCTACACCTTCCATGAAAACATTACAATATATTGCTGAAAAACTTGGATGCGAAACGAGTTTTTTACTAGAAGATGATGATGTGGAAACGATAGAACTCATTCAACAAATGGAACAACTAATAAAAGCAAATAAGTACGATGAAGTATATGAGATCTTACTACCTATCGTTCAAAAAGAGCTACCTCCTACTTTGAATACCGCTCGTTTATATAAACAATTTGTAACAGCTGCGGCTAAAATGAAAGATTACAATATTGAACATTACGTGGAAAAGGCTACTTCTATTTTTGAAAAATATACGTTATACCGGGAAAGTACGGAAACAAAATTAAAATTATCCTTTACGATATTCACACGTAAAAAGTATGCTGAATGTTTACAACTCATTGCTAGCATCCGAAATGACTATGAAGAGAAACATTTAGAAATGGATCTCATTATACATATCGAGTTATATTTATATGAGGCGATTATTTTTCTTGCATATGGTAATTACGAACAATGTGAAAGTGTCATTTTAGATGCACTTGCATTTTCAAAAAAACATCAAGTGTATTATAAAACAGATGAATTTTACCGTATTTTATCTTACCAAAAAGTCCTAACGGCTGATAAAGAACAATATTTACATTACATAAAAAAATCAGAGCAATTTGCCATTTTTACAGAAGATACTTTATCTGCAGCGGTTATTAATCTTTTAAAAGCTTACTACTACAACACAATTACTCATGAATATACTATTGCATTAGAACATGTAGAACAATTTCGAGAAAAACTAAAAGATGAGCGAATTTTTCAAGATGATGGATCGTATTATCTTGAAAAAGGAAAAGCTTTGTATGGTTTAAAACAATACGAAGAAGCTTTAAAAACATTACAACGTGCTATCATACCAGATTATATAAACCATCCACTTGATCACGCACGGCTTACAACAGCTGGGGCATATCGTGCTCTTTGTTATGTCAAACTTAATGATAAAAAAAGAGCTCTTGAAGAAGTAACAGAAGCATATGAAATCGTACAGTCCTATCCTGATTCCATCTTCACTTCATTTATTAAAGAAACATTACAAATAATACAAAAACTTTAA